From one Mytilus trossulus isolate FHL-02 chromosome 10, PNRI_Mtr1.1.1.hap1, whole genome shotgun sequence genomic stretch:
- the LOC134686412 gene encoding uncharacterized protein LOC134686412 — MISFAEIACPLPDNLRNRKRRSTDPLSPKAFLISITTTGKSFSNQMPVIIYDSACSNCEITGTSMKCNPKNNICIVEDKCYSLSSTMCGNTVAKDKSKSMLWIIGAALGGLAITSIVIVILAKLTRRKGPKRLSTPDLSQSAIYQAPKSKEYSY, encoded by the exons ATGATCTCATTTGCCGAGATCGCATGCCCGCTACCAGATAATTTAAGAAACAGAAAACGTCGATCTACTGATCCTTTGTCACCAAAAGCATTTCTGATATCAATTACAACCACTGGAAAGTCATTCAGTAATCAGATGCCAGTAATCATATACGATTCAGCGTGTTCAAATTGTGAGATAACTGGAACCAGTATGAAATGTAACCCCAAG AACAATATTTGCATTGTTGAAGATAAATGTTATTCCCTGTCAAGTACAATGTGTGGAAATACTGTTGCAAAAGACAAATCAAAGAGTATGTTATGGATAATTGGAGCAGCCCTTGGTGGTTTAGCCATAACATCCATAGTTATTGTAATTTTGGCAAAGTTAACGCGGAGAAAAGG ACCAAAAAGACTGAGTACACCGGATTTGTCACAAAGTGCTATTTACCAGGCTCCAAAATCTAAAGAATATTCTTATTAA